Proteins from a single region of Dyadobacter fanqingshengii:
- a CDS encoding response regulator, which yields MTTPNRFIVVDDDPLNNLVCNHIILKVDPDAKITLFTNPEKALEMVQTFGESSEKGDFVLFLDVNMPSMSGWEFLDAFESLDEKIHERFRIYMLSSSIDQGDIEKAAANPFVRGYYPKPLSFETMGLLNL from the coding sequence ATGACAACACCCAACCGATTTATCGTTGTAGACGATGACCCGCTCAACAACCTGGTATGCAACCATATTATCCTCAAAGTTGACCCTGACGCAAAGATTACGCTTTTCACAAATCCCGAAAAAGCACTCGAAATGGTCCAGACTTTCGGGGAAAGCAGCGAAAAGGGTGACTTCGTGCTCTTCCTGGATGTAAATATGCCCAGTATGAGTGGTTGGGAATTTCTGGACGCGTTCGAGAGCTTGGATGAAAAGATCCATGAGCGATTCAGAATTTACATGCTTTCTTCATCAATCGATCAGGGTGATATTGAAAAAGCTGCTGCCAACCCGTTTGTCAGAGGCTACTATCCCAAGCCGCTCAGTTTTGAAACGATGGGACTGTTAAATTTATAG
- a CDS encoding 2'-5' RNA ligase family protein has translation MNSEKRHIPTKDPERRPLVATLEIEPSTQQYFNQLRRQHFPAERNYLNAHLTLFHALPHEPWIIEDLRELAKDQTPFEATAQTIISLGGGTAFKISSAELPAFHQKLRERWFEFLSRQDQQKRNFHITVQNKVDPQLAKKLQSELAQTFKPFSFIVTGFQLWRYLGGPWEYVMTISFEGNAPENLLL, from the coding sequence ATGAACAGTGAAAAACGCCATATTCCGACAAAAGACCCAGAGCGAAGGCCATTAGTTGCCACGCTCGAAATAGAGCCTTCGACGCAACAATATTTCAATCAGCTGCGCCGCCAGCACTTTCCTGCAGAACGTAACTACTTAAACGCGCACCTTACCCTTTTTCATGCATTACCACATGAGCCGTGGATCATTGAAGACTTAAGAGAGCTTGCGAAAGACCAAACGCCATTTGAAGCTACCGCCCAGACAATCATTTCCCTTGGCGGAGGAACTGCTTTCAAAATCTCATCCGCCGAACTCCCGGCATTCCATCAAAAGCTTCGTGAACGCTGGTTTGAGTTCTTAAGCCGGCAAGACCAGCAAAAAAGAAACTTCCATATTACAGTTCAAAACAAAGTAGACCCTCAGCTCGCCAAAAAATTGCAATCAGAGCTCGCCCAGACTTTTAAACCATTCAGCTTTATTGTAACCGGTTTTCAGTTGTGGCGATATCTGGGTGGCCCCTGGGAGTATGTAATGACGATCAGTTTCGAGGGAAATGCGCCTGAAAATCTGTTGCTATAA
- a CDS encoding GNAT family N-acetyltransferase encodes MFEESGEQSMYYYVVEFKGQIVACAGFHLPENEGKTAGLVWGMVTREFQRRGIGEMLLDFRLNKIRELRPGVSVVLDTTQLSFPFFEKAGFRTTKITKDYYAPGLDRYDMILKPAFQIDRSKLLLI; translated from the coding sequence TTGTTTGAGGAAAGCGGCGAGCAATCAATGTATTATTATGTGGTGGAATTTAAAGGTCAGATCGTGGCATGTGCTGGCTTTCATTTGCCGGAAAACGAGGGCAAGACAGCCGGTCTCGTATGGGGTATGGTAACGCGCGAATTTCAACGGCGGGGCATCGGGGAAATGCTGCTGGACTTCCGGTTGAACAAGATACGCGAACTTCGCCCGGGTGTTTCTGTGGTATTGGATACCACGCAACTCAGCTTTCCGTTCTTTGAAAAAGCGGGCTTCCGGACCACCAAAATAACCAAAGATTACTATGCTCCCGGCCTTGACCGCTATGACATGATCCTGAAACCTGCATTTCAAATAGACCGTTCCAAATTATTGTTGATATGA